Proteins found in one Aethina tumida isolate Nest 87 chromosome 1, icAetTumi1.1, whole genome shotgun sequence genomic segment:
- the LOC109600700 gene encoding bromodomain adjacent to zinc finger domain protein 2B isoform X10, whose translation MDKENGKSNESSSGSTKASNTQDPSSLLDAASLFAYWPRGDAANAANAANLFAAAGGGFGLPPHPSLPFGMLPPSGGGGRGGSMSSLSASSSAAAAAYNNAYTNTLSVAASQAASLGIPAASAAWWSMASHLAAQDYLARLQASGMNFPSLGNPSDLQYSSLGLPSLSSHHKSSKNSKSSSLSRSQGHSKDKLASMSKVDSRIEQSLKATSVQNSKSGGSGSQKYSNSGLSIQPSMKLPSSNASGDRKQSSKNSDLSYMKHLDKPKSSSASSGVKVSSQPAPSIFTSPLTLASNSDKNSPNSNSTQNSVNSSSIASLPSSILSDPNSILGGVRLPPDTEIIKYTSSIVGPKIPGTTNRGRKKTISLDPPVDQDGLTPPSTPSGDRVEVIKLPATNGSPSSMFNSSGGSDATGGDYPLNLSLKPSTAVSTASGSSSLNSLSNMSANIGVDRISRRKPGPKPRRVVPSGSQLPPAAPSASLAQLFAQADSPRPPSRNEGSDGGSSTSSTCAGGSASTMTSMSANHKEGRPRNLGRGVSKPKKNTVASLLAQSRALGIKPGPMLDPNASMNQQMNVLKSNILAAQQYISEAGGDEKALNKFLQEKFRGTLSDSSTVDASTDSDNLTDSNHTDSEMESEVAAKKQKQYDERLLRVPLELGWKRETVIRGLTKNGGIKGDVTYVAPDSSNKFKQMSDITQYLEYQKNGELSRDNFTFSCRVILGDYLQPVPPEMATDGSEFIHLSEEDVNRRLEELKMAMRTSLPVEQRIEMARKQQAARAAARLDREQARLAKEIERTERQEAARRDREARSQQMLEGRKRLAFTLEQKMQIISEIEAGKLKSDVSRELGLASSTVATIWKNRDNILNAYSTENIELQQNGHFATSNAISIPNITMAKRKRQEELEKHRLEEQQRKQQERELKRQQAAILKEQMYIQEISKQREILYTVELERERRRQHMALVKALENRRKLEERERKKQQLLAEKQANKEKKKEQRKIELEILNEIRKPCEDLELDQKPLPEFDRIPNMKMPGKAFADILMVFEFLHNFGETLGFDMESLPTLDSLQQALLPHDNSLDAEEELFSVMTHLLVCAIEDPGIPNPARHTTILGQSLRQADITHQNLSEILRIYLYANATGEVKALTGVHFERDREKRIADHHQNDNEMQQTQVGKNSQYYELLHENPTYKMSDMLKDKPFMALSATDKAAILAFICNELLQNKAVIRQIEVSLETVVQQRKEKWLLDTKIRKLKMLHSRKVRSEAMEKAQKADGEEGVDSPSLHKDDLLDEDENDMSENESVGTQPEEVILEEDNKLSGEELGKKLEKFVKSSESQLHALNVATHQLRATCYGQDRYWRRYWSMPKAGGIFVEAIESADYAEFENQFKSDSDIAPVPIHSLSDVNNIVDSVEKINDTEVDQEVSNIVAANGDGLQSSDVKMTDDNENEHRKTPNRLNTLGNGELPDNGEKNLVQLQKSVDDIVQNLERNIDLEKQKESQDNNLNNHVEVKTDAMDNEPIGSKKFNLFERLGQCMERENKTEEDLKADVKAEVKEELKNEILNELKSEIKTELKTEVKQEVEEEKIDPEHKWFSIVHKDGSTCEGVQLTAGNKWENGVGACTRDNITELKIPVFPPPGSNSSATYNSCDSPAPLQMTPEESVQLELIKKHGMPASCTRMPVPKDKRYGWWRITEVDQLREVLDNLHMRGVRERELKRNFVNIMQTMYENQGRLHIEEGSKELSEFIAEQMDDVDYVEDAPRPDPPGSWNQSIAHRVDLFLLEQVEALEDKVASASMQVKGWKLPSRDLPEIAFGEVVKLVKERLSSLEQNIERRYLKPPLGVNTGDPNLAALAHEAASGSGGGSSGGGNCGSGSSLQSGSSASSSSGGGGGNAPASEDIPKGLMVWREAVNRSQTSAQLAMCLYSLEASIAWDKSIMKAVSLPNVVFNKQKARKYNSKLSNCQFCHSGDNEDKLLLCDSCDRGYHTYCFKPKMENIPDGDWYCHECMNKATGDRNCIVCGKKVSQSGTKLILCELCPRAYHTDCIQPTLNKVPRGKWYCNNCISKKPQKKTVKKNHKISRESESSEHPPSR comes from the exons gtGCAGCCTGGTGGTCCATGGCATCTCATCTGGCCGCACAAGATTACCTCGCTCGTTTGCAAGCCTCTGGCATGAACTTTCCCTCACTAGGTAATCCAAGTGATTTACAATACTCATCTCTGGGCCTCCCATCATTGTCCTCCCATCACAAATCATCGAAAAATTCGAAGAGTTCTTCACTGTCCAGATCGCAGGGACACTCAAAGGACAAACTGGCATCTATGTCAAAGGTGGATAGCAGGATCGAACAATCACTGAAAGCCACTTCAGTGCAAAACAGTAAATCTGGAGGCTCTGGAAGTCAAAAATACTCAAACTCTGGGTTGTCCATACAACCCAGCATGAAGTTACCTAGCAGCAATGCCAGTGGTGATAGGAAACAGTCATCGAAAAACAGTGATCTGAGTTATATGAAGCATTTAGACAAGCCGAAAAGTTCTAGTGCCTCATCTGGAGTTAAAGTTTCTTCTCAGCCTGCACCCAGCATATTTACAAGTCCATTAACTTTGGCCAGTAATTCAGACAAGAATAGTCCTAATTCAAATAGTACTCAAAATTCTGTGAATAGTAGTAGTATTGCCAGTTTACCTTCTAGTATATTAAG TGATCCAAATTCCATATTGGGTGGCGTTAGATTACCGCCCGACACGGAAATAATCAAATACACATCATCCATTGTGGGTCCTAAGATTCCAGGTACAACGAACCGTGGCAGAAAGAAGACGATTTCTTTGGATCCTCCAGTG GATCAAGATGGGCTCACACCGCCTTCGACACCGTCAGGTGACCGTGTGGAAGTTATCAAATTGCCGGCCACAAATGGCAGTCCATCCTCAATGTTCAACAGTTCGGGGGGATCGGACGCTACGGGCGGCGACTATCCACTTAATCTGTCATTGAAGCCGAGTACGGCCGTCTCCACCGCCAGCGGCAGTTCCTCTTTGAACTCGCTTAGCAATATGTCAGCCAATATCGGTGTCGATCGTATAT cTCGACGAAAACCTGGTCCCAAGCCACGCCGCGTCGTACCATCGGGCAGTCAGTTACCCCCGGCCGCTCCTAGCGCCTCTTTGGCCCAACTATTTGCCCAGGCCGACTCCCCTCGTCCGCCCAGTCGTAACGAAGGCTCGGACGGCGGCAGCTCCACATCCTCCACCTGTGCCGGCGGCAGTGCCTCAACCATGACGTCAATGTCCGCCAATCACAAAGAAGGTAGACCTAGAAATTTGGGCAGAGGCGTGAGCAAACCGAAGAAAAACACCGTGGCATCGTTGCTGGCTCAGAGCAGGGCGTTGGGTATTAAGCCGGGTCCGATGTTGGATCCTAACGCGTCCATGAACCAGCAGATGAACGTTCTGAAATCGAACATACTGGCTGCGCAGCAATACATTTCCGAAGCCGGTGGCGACGAGAAAGCCTTAAATAAATTCCTTCAGGAAAAGTTCAGAGGCACTTTAAGTGATTCTAGCACCGTAGACGCTTCCACCGACTCCGATAACTTGACCGATTCCAATCATACTGATTCCGAAATGGAATCCGAAGTGGCTGCCAAAAAGCAAAAACAGTACGATGAAAGGTTACTGCGAGTGCCGCTAGAGTTAG GTTGGAAACGAGAAACCGTCATCAGAGGTTTGACGAAGAACGGCGGAATTAAAGGCGACGTGACTTATGTAGCCCCTGATTCTTCCAACAAGTTCAAACAGATGTCTGACATCACCCAGTACTTGGAGTACCAAAAGAACGGTGAATTGTCGCGTGACAATTTCACGTTTAGCTGTCGAGTAATTTTGGGTGATTATTTACAACCTGTACCGCCTGAAATGGCAACGGATGGAAGTGAATTTATCCATCTTTCTGAAGAAGATGTTAATAGAAG gtTGGAAGAACTAAAGATGGCTATGCGTACAAGTCTGCCAGTCGAACAACGAATTGAAATGGCTAGAAAACAACAAGCAGCCAGAGCTGCGGCGAGGTTGGACCGGGAACAAGCCCGTTTGGCTAAGGAAATTGAAAGAACTGAACGACAAGAGGCCGCACGCAGAGACAGGGAAGCAAGATCCCAACAAATGCTCGAG GGTCGCAAACGGCTAGCGTTCACACTCGAACAGAAAATGCAAATAATATCAGAAATCGAGGCCGGCAAACTGAAATCGGATGTATCTCGCGAACTGGGGTTGGCCAGTTCTACTGTGGCCACCATATGGAAGAACCGTGACAACATTTTAAACGCTTATAGCACCGAAAATATAGAACTACAACAAAACGGCCATTTTGCCACTAGTAATGCCATATCTATACCAAATATAACAATG GCCAAAAGAAAGCGCCAGGAAGAGCTCGAAAAACACAGACTTGAAGAACAGCAAAGAAAACAACAg gAGAGAGAACTCAAAAGACAACAGGCAGCCATACTAAAAGAACAA ATGTACATACAGGAGATCAGTAAACAACGAGAAATACTCTACACTGTTGAGTTG GAAAGAGAACGCCGCCGCCAACATATGGCCCTAGTGAAGGCACTTGAAAACAGAAGAAAATTGGAAGAAAGGGAACGCAAAAAGCAACAGCTTTTGGCCGAGAAGCAGGCCaacaaagaaaagaaaaaggaacaaagaaaaattgaattggaAATTCTTAACGAAATTCGTAAACCATGCGAGGACTTGGAACTGGATCAAAAACCTTTGCCAGAATTCGATAGAATTCCGAATATGAAAATGCCAGGCAAAGCGTTCGCCGACATCCTTATGGTGTTCGAATTTTTGCATAACTTTGGCGAGACTTTAGGATTTGATATGGAATCTTTGCCAACTCTCGATTCGTTGCAACAAGCCTTATTGCCACATGACAACTCGTTGGATGCAGAAGAAGAACTCTTCTCAGTAATGACCCATCTGTTGGTTTGTGCTATCGAAGATCCTGGTATTCCTAATCCCGCAAGGCACACCACGATCTTGGGCCAAAGCTTACGACAGGCTGACATAACGCATCAAAATTTGTCGGAAATTCTCAGAATTTACCTGTACGCTAACGCAACCGGTGAAGTGAAGGCCCTTACAGGTGTCCATTTTGAGAGAGATCGCGAAAAAAGAATAGCTGACCATCATCAAAACGACAACGAAATGCAGCAGACTCAAGTGGGAAAGAATTCTCAATATTATGAACTGTTGCACGAGAATCCAACATATAAAATGTCAGATATGCTCAAAGACAAACCATTCATGGCATTGTCGGCCACTGACAAAGCTGCCATATTAGCTTTTATTTGTAACGAGTTGCTTCAGAATAAAGCAGTTATTAGACAAATTGAAGTGTCTCTTGAAACTGTAGTACAACAAAGAAAAGAGAAGTGGCTTCTGGACACTAAAATTAGAAA GTTGAAGATGTTGCACAGTCGTAAGGTCAGGTCGGAAGCTATGGAAAAAGCACAAAAGGCAGATGGAGAAGAGGGCGTAGATTCTCCTTCATTGCATAAAGATGATCTCCTAGATGAAGATGAGAACGACATGAGCGAAAATGAAAGTGTTGGTACACAGCCTGAAGAGGTAATCTTG gaGGAGGATAACAAATTGTCTGGTGAGGAGCTTGGAAAGAAGCTGGAGAAGTTCGTCAAGAGTTCTGAATCCCAGTTGCACGCACTAAATGTCGCAACACATCAGTTACGGGCCACATGTTATGGTCAAGATCGCTATTGGCGCCGGTACTGGTCAATGCCCAAAGCGGGTGGGATATTTGTAGAAGCGATTGAGTCTGCCGACTATGCCGAATtcgaaaatcaatttaaatctgACAGTGATATTGCTCCAGTTCCAATTCATAGCTTGAGTGATGTTAATAATATCGTTGACAGTGTTGAAAAAATCAATGACACTGAAGTAGATCAAGAGGTAAGTAACATCGTGGCAGCCAATGGCGACGGACTTCAATCGTCCGATGTTAAAATGACCGATGACAACGAGAACGAGCACAGAAAAACACCTAACCGATTAAACACTCTTGGAAATGGTGAGTTGCCGGACAATGGCGAAAAGAATTTGGTACAACTGCAGAAAAGCGTGGATGACATTGTACAAAACCTCGAACGTAATATCGATCTGGAAAAACAGAAGGAATCTCAAgacaataatttgaataaccaTGTCGAGGTGAAAACCGACGCCATGGACAACGAACCGATTGGAAGTAAGAAGTTTAATCTCTTCGAACGATTGGGTCAGTGTATGGAGCGTGAGAACAAAACCGAAGAAGATCTGAAAGCCGACGTCAAAGCCGAAGTCAAAGAGGAGctgaaaaatgaaattcttaACGAACTCAAATcagaaattaaaactgaattaaaaacAGAAGTTAAGCAGGAAGTTGAGGAGGAAAAGATTGATCCTGAACATAAGTGGTTCAGTATTGTGCACAAAGACGGATCCACTTGTGAAGGTGTTCAATTAACTGCCGGAAACAAATGGGAAAACGGTGTTGGAGCATGCACTAGAGACAACATAACGGAATTAAAGATACCCGTCTTCCCGCCACCTGGCTCTAACTCGTCAGCAACCTACAACTCGTGTGATAGTCCAGCACCTTTACAG ATGACCCCTGAGGAAAGCGTTCAACTTGAGCTCATAAAGAAGCATGGTATGCCAGCATCATGTACACGGATGCCCGTCCCGAAGGACAAGAGATATGGCTGGTGGCGCATCACCGAAGTCGATCAGCTCAGGGAAGTGTTGGACAACTTGCATATGAGAGGCGTTCGTGAACGTGAACTTAAGCGAAACTTCGTCAACATCATGCAAACTATGTATGAAAATCAAGGACGTTTGCATATTGAAGAAGGCTCCAAAGAACTGAGCGAGTTCATTGCAGAACAAATGGACGATGTCGACTATGTTGAAGATGCTCCACGTCCGGATCCTCCAGGTTCTTGGAACCAATCGATTGCTCATCGTGTGGATCTCTTCCTTTTGGAACAG GTTGAAGCACTTGAGGATAAAGTCGCTAGTGCCAGCATGCAAGTAAAAGGGTGGAAATTGCCTAGTAGAGATCTTCCCGAGATTGCATTCGGTGAGGTAGTTAAACTTGTAAAGGAGAGACTGAGCTCTCTAGAACAGAACATTGAAAGGCGTTATTTAAAACCTCCATTGGGAGTaaa CACTGGCGACCCGAACCTTGCCGCCCTAGCGCACGAAGCCGCCTCCGGAAGTGGTGGCGGTTCGTCAGGGGGTGGAAACTGTGGTTCCGGGAGCTCTCTTCAGTCCGGCTCTTCGGCTTCGAGCTCCTCTGGCGGCGGTGGCGGCAACGCGCCTGCCTCAGAAGACATTCCCAAGGGACTGATGGTGTGGCGCGAGGCTGTTAATCGCTCTCAGACATCGGCACAGTTGGCCATGTGCTTGTATTCTCTCGAGGCATCGATAGCTTGGGATAAGAGCATCATGAAAGCTGTGAGCCTCCCCAATGTTGTCTTTAATAAACAGAAAGCCCGCAAATATAACAGCAAGCTGAGT AACTGCCAATTTTGTCATAGTGGTGATAATGAAGATAAACTTCTTCTTTGTGATAGTTGCGATAGAGGATATCATACGTACTGTTTCAAACCAAAAATGGAAAACATTCCTGATGGAGACTG GTATTGTCACGAGTGCATGAACAAAGCAACTGGCGATAGAAATTGTATAGTCTGCGGAAAGAAAGTGTCCCAGTCAGGCACAAAATTGATCTTGTGTGAACTATGCCCGCGGGCCTACCACACTGACTGCATTCAGCCAACACTCAACAAAGTTCCCCGTGGCAAATGGTACTGCAACAACTGCATATCGAAAAAACCACAGAAGAAAACAGTGaagaaaaatcataaaatcagCAGGGAGAGTGAGTCCTCGGAACACCCTCCATCTAGGTAA